The following are encoded together in the Lathyrus oleraceus cultivar Zhongwan6 chromosome 3, CAAS_Psat_ZW6_1.0, whole genome shotgun sequence genome:
- the LOC127127182 gene encoding polygalacturonate 4-alpha-galacturonosyltransferase: MPLNNRSKGSPFPLLGFVLLCLLAPLVFFFASSLHTASSDHTDISDVTSQQASKWREQKALHDLTSLFPKEVLDVIMSSTNDMGPLSLDNFKNNLSASWRAIGLKTSNATYQLNQPETHLSQEKQKEKEGRSSVALPQWNDSPVKLARRQLIVKRMAKRAAELVKQDDEVIVKLEDFAIERSKSVDSAVLGKYNIWRKENENENDSTIRLMRDQIIMARVYLSIAKMKNKLDLYQELQTRLKESQRALGEATSDADLHHSEHEKMKAMGQVLSKAKDQLYDCKLVTGKLRAMLQTADEQVRGLKKQSTFLSQLAAKTIPNGIHCLSMRLTIDYYLLPPGKRKFPMTENLVNPSLYHYALFSDNVLAASVVVNSAVLNAKDPSKHVFHLVTDKLNFGAMNMWFLLNPPGKATIFVENVDEFKWLNSSYCPVLKQLESATMKEYYFKAGHPTTTGASNLKYRNPKYLSMLNHLRFYLPQVYPKLDKILFLDDDIVVQKDLTGLWAVDLHGKVNGAVETCGESFHRFDKYLNFSNPHIAKNFDPNACGWAYGMNMFDLKVWKKKDITGIYHKWQNLNVDRVLWKLGTLPPGLMTFYGLTHPLNKSWHVLGLGYSPSIDRTEIENAAVVHYNGNMKPWLEIAMTKYRPYWTKYVKYNHPYLRNCKLSEWS, encoded by the exons ATGCCGCTCAACAACAGAAGCAAAGGATCTCCTTTTCCTCTTCTCGGTTTCGTTCTCCTTTGTCTTCTCGCACCTCTCGTTTTCTTCTTCGCATCATCACTTCACACTGCTTCATCCG ATCACACTGATATTTCAGATGTTACAAGTCAACAG GCTTCTAAATGGAGAGAACAGAAGGCACTACATGACCTTACATCTCTTTTTCCAAAAGAG GTACTTGATGTTATCATGTCTAGCACAAATGATATGGGGCCTTTGAGTCTAGATAATTTCAAAAATAATCTTTCTGCTTCATGGAGAGCTATTGGGTTAAAGACTTCAAATGCTACATATCAG CTAAACCAACCAGAAACACATCTTAGTCAAGAAAAACAAAAGGAGAAGGAAGGAAGATCTTCAG TTGCTCTTCCTCAGTGGAATGATAGTCCCGTAAAGCTAGCCAGAAGG CAATTAATAGTGAAAAGGATGGCCAAACGTGCTGCTGAGCTGGTTAAACAGGATGACGAAGTTATTGTAAAACTTGAAGATTTTGCTATTGAACGTTCAAAATCAGTTGATTCAGCAGTTCTAGGTAAATACAACATTTGgaggaaagaaaatgaaaatgagaatGATTCTACCATTCGGTTGATGCGAGATCAGATCATTATGGCTAGGGTATACTTGAGTATTGCGAAGATGAAGAACAAGCTTGACTTGTACCAAGAGCTGCAAACACGGCTTAAAGAGAGTCAGCGTGCTTTAGGTGAGGCAACTTCCGATGCTGACCTGCACCATAG TGAACATGAAAAAATGAAAGCTATGGGTCAAGTTCTTTCTAAGGCAAAAGATCAATTGTATGACTGCAAGTTGGTTACTGGGAAATTGAGGGCAATGCTACAAACTGCTGATGAGCAAGTTCGGGGCTTGAAGAAACAAAGCACATTCCTTAGTCAGTTGGCTGCCAAGACCATACCAAATGGAATTCACTGCTTATCGATGCGCCTTACCATAGATTACTATCTCCTTCCACCTGGAAAGAGAAAGTTCCCCATGACTGAGAATTTGGTTAATCCCAGTCTTTATCATTATGCCCTATTCTCAGACAATGTTTTGGCTGCATCTGTTGTTGTCAACTCAGCTGTTTTGAATGCGAAG GATCCTTCAAAGCACGTCTTTCACCTTGTTACGGATAAATTAAATTTTGGAGCCATGAACATGTGGTTTTTATTGAATCCTCCTGGAAAAGCTACAATCTTTGTTGAAAATGTTGATGAGTTTAAGTGGTTGAACTCATCCTACTGCCCAGTCCTAAAACAGCTTGAATCTGCGACAATGAAAGAGTATTATTTCAAGGCAGGCCATCCAACCACTACTGGTGCTTCTAATCTCAAGTACAGAAATCCAAAATATCTCTCAATGCTCAACCATCTGAGGTTCTATCTTCCACAAGTTTATCCAAAATTAGATAAGATTCTTTTTCTTGATGATGACATTGTCGTCCAGAAGGATTTGACTGGATTATGGGCTGTGGATCTTCATGGAAAAGTAAATGGTGCTGTTGAAACATGTGGTGAGAGCTTTCATAGGTTTGACAAGTATCTTAATTTTTCAAATCCACATATTGCGAAAAACTTTGATCCCAATGCTTGTGGTTGGGCATACGGAATGAACATGTTTGATTTGAAGGTGTGGAAAAAGAAGGACATTACTGGCATATATCACAAGTGGCAGAATCTG AATGTAGACAGGGTACTGTGGAAATTAGGGACATTACCTCCGGGGCTAATGACATTCTATGGATTAACGCATCCGCTAAATAAATCATGGCATGTACTCGGTTTGGGGTACAGTCCAAGTATAGATCGTACAGAAATCGAGAATGCAGCAGTTGTTCACTACAATGGTAATATGAAACCTTGGTTAGAAATAGCCATGACAAAATATCGCCCTTACTGGACCAAATATGTCAAATATAACCATCCTTATCTTAGGAACTGTAAGCTAAGTGAATGGTCTTGA